The genomic window TATGATACAACTAACAAATATTTCACTATCAGGTTATTTTACTGCCTCAACAGCACACCCTGGTGCCGTTATAGCTCCTTTGTGTCACATGACATTGTACGCCCTGAATTTGATGGAGCCCGTTTCCATGGTAACTGCTACGTGTTGATGTCACCAGTGAATTTGTGAATGGAGTCTGATACCTGTTAAGTGACAttgtctgtgtgtatgcatcAGTCCATACTAGATGTGTAGAAATGCACAAATAAGGCTTTTTATAGTTGAAAATCATTGATAATATAAGCCAAAGCATGTAAACCGTGGTAAAGATTTCATATCAATATGGCTGTCTCCCCCCTGAAattctaaaacatttttatttaaatattgcttCTGGTTTGCAAAAATATTTGACTAGGCTTGACGGCGTTTCAGATCACGCTGGAGTTCATCTTTTATTCTCAATACCTTGTGCATAGACCTATTTCTCATCAAAACCAGGAGGTCTGTTATAACTTTATCATAACAGGTGTCGAGTGTCTCGGACCCCACTGTTCGTCGTCAATGTTTTACTTCTCTCTAAACTCAACAGTTAATTACCAGAAGGTAGGCTAGATCTCTCCATCGATCGTGCCTTAAGAAGAACGCCAGCTGGATGGTAGCCACCTGGCCGCGGGTGATCTACTACTCACAAGCGCGTCGCCTATCACTGCCTCCAAGGGGCGTTTCCAGCGTGCGACAGAGGGGCGGGGTCGAGGTGGGCGTGTGGCCCAGCTGATACGCGCGTCCGCCGCTTCCATCATCCGATTCAAAGCCAAAGGCGATAATAAGATATTTTTTCATCTCGGTGAGTCTCCGATGTCCATGAATAATTCGCTCTGAACAGTAAGTACGGCGGCACACGAGCATCGCTTGAGACAGAACCGGTAAACCTCACACGGAGAATCACAGCTACGTACCTACGTGTCACGCATAGCCTATCGCTCTCTTCGCGCATCCGTATTTTAATGTCCGGAACGGCATCGCGTGTAGACGAACCGTTGCGATTTTAGTCGCTATTGTTACAGGGACACGCGGGCAAGAAGAAGTGGAGCCTTTACAGTCGCTGAGACTCATTGGAGTGGCAGTGAAGCAGGCTAAGGAGCGCGAGAATGGCACAGAAACGCTCCGAGGAGAAAGAGCCAACGATGCGCCCTTTCTCTCCCATATAATCCTACTGAGGACGGATCCCGACGCGCATTATGTAATGCACATGCAAGCGGCGAAGAGAATAAAGAAACAGAGAGTGTTAAGGGCCAGGTTATCGCTCGTGATGCTCCTGTAAGTGTTTTGAGCTCACCATTGTGAGCACtgctgtgtatctgtgtgtgatgGCAACAAAGTGATATCACAGTATCACTAGATCGGACATGGAGGCCTCATTGGTGGAGGATGTAGAAAATCATGTGTGTATGGCGCGTTTCATAATGCACGGATAGTGATGGAAGCACAAGTGAGAGAGAAGCAAATATAAGAGCTATAATACGTAGACACCTTTTCTTGATTTTCAGAAGGATGTGGTGTCTCAGGAGGTGGTGATGTTGATTCAGATGTTAGATAACTCTGGGAGGTAAAAACAGATATGAGTGAAGTGTTTTTAAGAACATTGTGCAAACACATGTCTTCTATTGACTGTGTTTATATGATACTGTAGATGTTATAGGCAATTCTTCATACTTCTTACAGGTCAAAACAGTCAAAAATCATCAGTGTTAGGCTGATTTCTGCAGAAGGACAATGAAGAATATAGCTTGTCAGGAGGAAAAGCAGTGAAACTAAAGTTTTAAGGCCTCACTAACTTTCACAAAACTGGAGTTCCTTGCAGGCCTGGGTAGATTAGTGCTACTCAGCAATCCTAAAAACTGGGTAAACTTTGATATTGTGATACTGAAGAGTCTGTATCTCAGAGCCTGTATGCataccggtgtgtgtgtgtgtatgtgtgtgtgtgtgtgcttttgagATTAGAGGTGAGGTGAGAGATGAGGTAATGTGAAGATTCAGGAaggtatggggggggggggcatgtcTATCACAGTCATGTCTATCACATCTTAATCAGTTGGAACAtgtacatacaatatatttacatcTGTCTAATCTGCCAGGAACTGTCATTCATCAATACAGATCCTACCCTGCAGGGAGCTAAATGCATtttctaatctctctctctctctctctctctctctctctctctcacacactgtgtcCAGTGAATGTGCCTGCTAGCTGATGGTACATCCTTCACTACAATGGCCCATGTAAGGGGTTGTGGTGCTGAGTGAGAGGCAGACTTTAACCACCATGGGCAGCGTTGGCAGTGGGGTGGCTGGCGAGCAAGAATTCGCCATGAAGAGTGTTGGCACACGTACCACCCTCCCTCGTGGGCCACCCCTATCACGTAGAGGCCCATCGGATCGCAGTTTCAGTGCTGAGCGTCTCAaccctccaccttccatttctGAATGCACAGGCTCCAGTGATGAAAGGGGGGGTAGCAGCACAACCACAGACCGACCCCAGCTTGCTGGCTGTGAGTCCACCACTGCCTCCTCCAACCTGGAGAGGGTGCCCTCCATCTGTGAACGGCTGGAGAGCAACATTGCTGGCCGCAGGGTGGCACCGCGGCCGTTAGGGGACATGAGTGTAGATGCCCGTAGGAATGTGGTTGTACACACTGCTGAAAAGAGTGGTGACAACATGGCTACCGTGAAAATCAGAGAGGGGAATGCTACAAAGGCAAATGGCCGAGCGCCACCCAAGATTCTGCCCATGTCTGGAAAGTCAGAACAGGTACTTGTGAGCTGAGGAATGTCATTTTCAAAACAAATGGACCACTATAACTATGGAGATATTTTTGGTTGTTATAGATGTtttcatgagaaaacaagaagaaacaagGCTAGGCAGGCTTAGTGACCTATCACTTTCTGCCAATAGTTGTTTCACTATTGCAAACCTTTTTAAACCGAACTGGACTGAACAGCCATCTTATAATATTTACTATTTTCAggcaaaaatatttactttactGTTGCTGAGTTAATTTCTTGTATTGTGTATTAACCTGTACCACCCtctttacacacactctcagaacAATGCCGGATTGGTGCGGCCCTCTGCCTTCAAACCTGTAGTGCCAAAGAGCTTTCACTCCATGCAAAACCTAGTGGCACAtgctggaggtggaggtggggcTGGAGGTCAGTGTGCCAGAGgcacaggaggatctgatgaccCCCAGCCACTTAGTGAGCGAGACAGTCCAGAGAGGGAGCAGGGCAGAGAGGATGGAGGCCAGGGTGTCATGTCTGACTCGGGAAGGAACTCCTTCACCAGCCTGCCCACGTATACAGGCCCTGGTTCCAGCTACGCTCCAGCTCCGGCCCTCGGACCCTTCAGTGCCTCCACCAGCCATATCAACCGATTGGGCACGGACAAACTGGACAAGCCCAACTACCAGAACGGCCTGAGTGCTTCAGACAGTGGCCGTTCATCCTCGGGGAAGAGCTCTTCATCCTATCACAGACTATGTCACCTGGCTGATATGCCAGCTGCTATTCACCCGTCACCCTCCTCGGATGATATAATACAGGACCTGGAGGACCGATTGTGGGAAAAAGAACAAGAGGTGAGTGAAATGACCTGGGGTAGACTTTGGGGGTTACAGTTGGTCTTTTCCAATACTACAATactgtcccaaaagtctccatagaTGGGGGAAATGGACactttttttagcaaaatgtaactttattttaataaaacatcatGTACATGATTGCCCTTTCATTATAAACACAAACGGAGTCGTCTTTCCCATTCATAATGAGCTTGTGTTAAAACATCTGgtgtccatcgcaaccttgcgataGCTTCCGGATTCAGCCAtgagaatattatatatatacagtgggggaaataagtattaaatgcgtcaacatttttttcagtaaatatatttcaaatgaggctattcacatgaaattttcaatagacatcagtgttaactcaagaaatccacaaatataaagaattcacaacattaaatccataaataaagttatgtgtaataaagtggaatgacacatcAAAAAAGTAtcgaacacactaagaaaatgcagttctccaaggcaaggaaccagctgaaatccctaagtaattataccccttatctgtgcaaattaatatcagctcgGTTATtgaattgatggtctataaaaaggcttttccttaccaaggtgtcacacaagaaacatttcaaagagctctccaaagaccttcacaaccttattgttgtgaaacatattgatggaatcggatacagacgtatttcaaaacttctgaatcttccagtaagcaccattggggccattatctgcaagtggaagcagcatcactccgtcatcaaccggccatgcacaggagctagatttctgaccagggagtcagaagaatagtcagaagaggagctcaagagccaaggaccactcagaaagagctccagaaacacttggaggcagcaggtaccatcgtcaaagagaaaacaataggcaatgcactctactgctcaccccgcaagaatccattactaaagaaaaggcatgtcgaagcttgtttaaagtttgctacaactcatttggacaagcctgtgaaatactgggatagtgtagtctggtcagaccagagcaaaattttactttttggctgtcatactacacaccatgttcggagaagaaatggcactgcacatcaccctaaccctataaccctaaacactataccaacagtgaagtttggaggtggaagcatcatggtgtggggctgtttttcatcacatggtactggcagactccatataattgaaggaatgatgaatggagccctttactggtagattattgagaagaatctgctgccatccaccaggatgatgaagatgagacgtgggtggaccttccagcaggacaacgatccaaagcatacagcaaaggaaactctcaactggtttcagagaagaaaattcaaggtgttagaatggcccagtcaatcacctgacttcaatccaattgaacaagatttaaagacagtaAGTTTataagaatgggccaaaatcacacctgaataccgcggcagattcatttcttcatacaagaagcgtcttgaagctgtcattacaaacaaaggcttctccactaagtattaaatacatttcagttagtgtgttcaatacttttttcccatgtcattccactttattacacagaacttcatttatggactttaatgtttggatttcttcaaaacaatataatagcaaagtctggtgaaaatttcatgtgaatagcctcattggaaatatatttactgatttttttttttgacatgttcaatacttatttcccccactgtatatataaagtaaGTATGAAGAATTTTGGAAGATATTTTGCTAACAAGTGCAAATTTTACACTATGTTTGGAGACTTTTGGACACCCTGTAATTTGACATGGTTGAAAAAGTGATACTACACATAAAGCTGTCTATATAACAGATTATTTCCCCAaacttctgtttttattcttaaaatTACACACAACTGGTTTTAAAAGAGCTCTGTCAAACCtcagagagaacacacacatatcagataagatattattattattatgccatCTTTTCAAATTGTTTTTGGTCATCAAATCCTGATAGTAAAGAATTACATTAAAACAAGTATAAAGACTCAAGTGATTGTCATGTGATCGTATCAGCtgattacatacatttttactttaacattttaaaataagccattcatatttcattcttttggtttttattacatttctttcaGCATTCTGTGTACAGCTGAGGAATAGTGGTGTTATTTGCAACTTGCTAAAACATGACAATTTTTAGAAGTCAATTAAAACCCTAATTTTCAACCATTTTGATGAGTATTATATCCTTGGTCTGGTAAACTGTCATGGGATCAGTGATGTCTTTCCAGTGCTTACTTGGTTTCTCATAAATAGTGCCTTTTTCAAAAGCATTCATGAGTGTTCCCCGTGTTTTGCAGCATACATTTGGCATGCTTTCTTGCTGGTTATACAAATTTAAGCAAACTTGCCTTTGCATATTTTGCAAACAACCACTGTTTGTGGTGCACTTATTGTGTAAAATCCAGCAGTTCCCGTTAAaattgtcatatcgcccagccatAGTTGAAATTTCAGGAAGGTATAAcacaatttgtacattttcttcACATCAGTTGGAATTTGTTGAAAAGTATCCATCATTCCCAAACTAAATCACACCATAAGATCAGATTTAGTCTACATCTAATGTCAGGTTTAGGCTTTCCAGGTTGAAAAAGCACCTCAGAGAGGGAGTGAACAGTTCAAATATTCACATGCCAAAACATAAATGTCACAATGGGCCTACCGTCTCTAATGAAATTAGCTAGTAGTGTCAAGGGTAAGGGGATTGGTGGGAGGTTCATCTGTACTGCTGCAATGAGATAGACACATTGGAGAACACGTTTGGCTGCAGCATTGCAAAAAGTTGTTCTGAGCCATTCTCATCAGCACTTCTGAAGTTCACTTCTGAGCCAGCCTTAATACATATATTAACTGTTTTGAGCCTAACCCAAGCCCAAcaaatgtttcagaaatgatgTCCAAACCCAATTATACATGACCTGAATAGCCAGGTCCTGTGGGATTTAGACAATCAATTCAAGTCATCTTTCACTGGAAAAAAACTCCAATAATTACATGATCATACTGATAGGATGTTGTTTGATCACGCAACTACTGGATTTCCACTAAGGTTCTTCACATGCGTCGCAACCTGGACCAGAGTGAAGCAGCAATCATGCAGGTGTTCGAAGAGAAACAGCGGGTGTGGGAGCGAGAGATGGAGGAGCTGAGACAGAACTATGCTGGAAGGTTGCAGCAGGTGACCCGGCGGGCACAACGTTCCCAGCAGGCACTGCAGGCCCAGATCAGCCGACTGCAGCAGGACAAGAGCCGGCTCCAGGAGGAAATCAATGCCCTGCTGGCTCAGCGTGAAGAACTGGAGAGAAAGTGCCTGGACTACCGCAAGGAGCAGGCTGAAATCTTGCCCCGCCTGGAGGAAACCAAGTGGGAGGTAAGCAGCTATATGTAATGAAAAATTTAGGACATGGATAGGCAGTGTGATAACTATTCAAGTCCTTTAAGTTTATTATTACCTCTACCACTGGTGTACACATATTTTTAGTAaggtccaaactctttagagatggttttgtaaccttttccagcatcaAAAACTCTTTTTCTTAGgtcttcagaaatctcctttgttcatgccatggtacacttccacaaacatgtgttgtgaagatcagacttgaTTATatatccctgttctttaaataaaacagggtgctcccTCACACTTGATTGTGaccccactgattgaaaacacctgagtCTAATTTCaacttcaaattaactgctaatcctagaggttcacatacttttcccactcacagatatgtaatattggatcattttccaagtataatatttttgtctcgtttgttcaattgggttctctttatcttctaggacttttgtgaaaatctgatgttgttttaggtcatatttatccAGAAATATAggacattctaaagggttcacaaacaatcaagcaccactgtatatagtaCAGTGAACTACAACACTATTGCCATTATAAATGGCATACCTATAATCAAAAATGTCTTCTCTGTAGAGAATGACAGCATTGAGCCTTTTCCTGTAATATCTAACAAGgttgtaaaatatttatagagGGATCTTGGGCCACTCCTCCATGCAAAACATTCCAGCACTTTTATTCTTATGTCCTCTCATATCACGTTTGTGCATGTGGATTCCCCTTCTTCAGACAAGTTTTCAAATGGGATTAATTGCAATTCCAATTTTAGTTCCCTCACCCTTGGTGAAGTTCACTGTACAATTCTGAAACACTGACCTTGGAAGAGAAATTTTCAAGGAAgacaatttgtttattttatataatcttTAAGCGTGTCAATAATTTTGCTACATAtatgttttaagaaaaaatcatattattttctattatattataAGGTGAtacaataattttattatagaaAACCTACCTACATATCTTTTCTCCAGTTGTTTGAGTGGGAATTTTACACTGTGTGTAAATTAAATTTTAGAGTCAGTTTTGCCTATTCTCTTAAAGGGTGCCAAAAATTCTGGTGATAACTATTCATTGTCCTTGGCAGTAACTATGTGCTGTTTTGTGTTGGGCAGGTTTGTCAGAAAGTGGGAGAGATATCTCTGTTGAAGCAGCAGTTAAGGGACAGTCAGCATGAGGTGACCCAGAGAGCAGGAGAAATGGTAGCACTAAGGGGTCAACTTAAAGAGCTCAATGCACagctgaaggagagagaggacgCTATGCTCGGCCTGAAGGATTCCTACAGCAGCAAAAGCCGCGAGTTGGAGAGATGTGAGGGAGAACTGAAGAAGACGCTGACAGAGGTAAAT from Ictalurus furcatus strain D&B chromosome 5, Billie_1.0, whole genome shotgun sequence includes these protein-coding regions:
- the lzts3b gene encoding leucine zipper putative tumor suppressor 3, whose protein sequence is MGSVGSGVAGEQEFAMKSVGTRTTLPRGPPLSRRGPSDRSFSAERLNPPPSISECTGSSDERGGSSTTTDRPQLAGCESTTASSNLERVPSICERLESNIAGRRVAPRPLGDMSVDARRNVVVHTAEKSGDNMATVKIREGNATKANGRAPPKILPMSGKSEQNNAGLVRPSAFKPVVPKSFHSMQNLVAHAGGGGGAGGQCARGTGGSDDPQPLSERDSPEREQGREDGGQGVMSDSGRNSFTSLPTYTGPGSSYAPAPALGPFSASTSHINRLGTDKLDKPNYQNGLSASDSGRSSSGKSSSSYHRLCHLADMPAAIHPSPSSDDIIQDLEDRLWEKEQEVLHMRRNLDQSEAAIMQVFEEKQRVWEREMEELRQNYAGRLQQVTRRAQRSQQALQAQISRLQQDKSRLQEEINALLAQREELERKCLDYRKEQAEILPRLEETKWEVCQKVGEISLLKQQLRDSQHEVTQRAGEMVALRGQLKELNAQLKEREDAMLGLKDSYSSKSRELERCEGELKKTLTEVSILRDKLVVFEAEVLGLKRALGELSYTGERATGLSSSLPWGGLHSPRTPEVLTPLSPLSPMVDALLSLQSDEAKAQRQEAGELRQQLERLQGELRLERQQRELQALAFAQERHTWRDEKERVLKYQAQLQLSYVETLQRNQALEERVGQLGAKLCGTSSSPPPAGVPNPVPVTVTLTPAPDDSKTPSPNQLAPPWAGPSRLERIESTEI